A genomic window from Silene latifolia isolate original U9 population chromosome Y, ASM4854445v1, whole genome shotgun sequence includes:
- the LOC141633806 gene encoding protein TIC 20-I, chloroplastic-like — translation MIINGYTMHSRGCKPLFCNASWPRPTPLPAKSSLPTVKALYGLSEGMKSHCLADLTHHLARASSSLLLSASSTSLLSGEHGGLLSTIPHIPKRRGSDMAPRASKDVPYSYRFPPMTKKPRWWWRTLACLPYLMPLHETWMYAGTAYHLHPFLEDLEFLTYPFFQSIGSLPGWFFMAYFFMAYLGIVRRKEWPHFFRFHVVMGMLLEIALQVIGTISRWMPLAVYWGKFGMHFWTAVAFGYLFTVLEAMRCALAGMYADVPFVCDAAYIQIPYD, via the exons ATGATCATAAATGGGTACACAATGCATTCTAGAGGATGCAAGCCTCTTTTCTGTAATGCTTCTTGGCCACGGCCTACTCCTTTGCCTGCAAAATCTTCACTTCCAACTGTCAAAGCTTTGTATGGACTGAGCGAGGGGATGAAGTCACATTGTCTTGCAG ATCTTACTCACCACTTGGCAAGGGCGTCATCATCCTTGCTTCTCTCAGCTTCATCAACTTCACTTTTGAGTGGTGAACATGGTGGGTTGTTAAGCACCATTCCTCATATACCTAAACGTAGAGGATCTGACATGGCTCCCCGAGCATCGAAGGATGTTCCTTACAGTTATCGCTTCCCTCCAATGACAAAGAAGCCCCGGTGGTGGTGGAGAACCTTAGCTTGCCTTCCTTATCTCATGCCTCTCCATGAGACATGGATGTATGCAGGAACAGCCTATCATCTTCATCCATTTCTCGAAGACCTTGAGTTTTTGACATACCCGTTCTTTCAATCCATTGGCAGTCTACCTGGTTGGTTTTTTATGGCTTACTTCTTCATGGCTTACCTTGGGATTGTGAGGAGAAAGGAGTGGCCTCACTTCTTCAGGTTCCATGTCGTGATGGGAATGTTGCTGGAAATTGCATTGCAGGTAATTGGTACTATCAGTCGTTGGATGCCACTTGCTGTTTACTGGGGCAAATTTGGCATGCACTTTTGGACAGCGGTGGCTTTTGGCTACTTATTCACTGTGCTCGAAGCTATGCGATGTGCTCTCGCTGGCATGTATGCTGACGTTCCTTTTGTTTGTGATGCTGCATACATCCAAATTCCATATGATTAA
- the LOC141629097 gene encoding uncharacterized protein LOC141629097 produces the protein MSIDCSDPVKFPPLSSNSNNKQSVEATLVSDPSTSAVIGGPGSGDGNKSANINQVVGIAPYNLDGIDQGESSDWVVQNRRKGKKTLQSIPEEVGELLQFSDEDVKEELEYWRNSVYGFILGANPPVEGVEGFLRRLWASYPIDKISFCANGVFLVRFKNATAKDQILQQGHFLFDNKPLIIRPWSEDAALEKEEIKEVPVWVKIHNLPLKFWGKCLPRIAGLMGKFVRCDGATTEKTRLSFARVMIDVPFGKPIPSNVKFMDSDGSILKKKRDTQKVPAQKGGQKQWRPKQAVVPVTSTSVGSPTISAPSVTECTPYEKPNNFDVTWATNGKYHMANTPARKIIRHSRQEILAANFGSNHLKKIGLFGLLETKVKPLSLNAVRNNLCSSWCLTTYTQYHKGGRIWVLWNPSLFRVYILNYNAQFIHLEATDLAAGTASYVTFVYAFNDTQERKSLWSNLCEIKKTIQGPWVICGDFNTVLQPSERLGGSSTMEEMDDFKACVDECEVMDCPASGSLYTWCNKHEQATRVYSRLDRVLVNQEWLQNNGQAFAHFFCESTFDYTPCVVQRKTDLCKRNRSFKYFNMWSKSVDFIPCVQLNWGKKWPGTKMFNLVKKLKHLKRPLKELNRVDFDDIENTTARARMYLESIQIKLRSEPQNAELIHLEWKSLAKRC, from the exons atgtcgaTCGATTGTAGCGATCCGGTTAAATTTCCTCCTCTAAGCTctaattcaaacaataaacaatctGTGGAAGCAACCCTAGTCTCAGATCCTTCAACGTCGGCGGTGATTGGAGGGCCTGGGAGTGGGGATGGTAATAAATCtgcaaatattaatcaagtagttGGAATTGCACCATATAATTTGGATGGAATTGATCAGGGCGAGTCTTCTGACTGGGTTGTTCAGAAtcggaggaagggtaagaaaacTTTGCAAAGTATTCCGGAAGAAGTTGGTGAATTGCTTCAATTTTCTGATGAGGACGTGAAAGAGGAGTTAGAATATTGGAGGAATTCCGTATATGGCTTTATCCTGGGTGCTAATCCACCTGTGGAAGGGGTGGAAGGTTTCTTACGCCGCCTCTGGGCAAGCTACCCAATTGATAAGATTTCCTTTTGTGCTAATGGTGTTTTTCTGGTTCGGTTTAAGAATGCTACTGCTAAGGATCAAATCCTTCAACAGGGACACTTCCTTTTTGATAATAAACCTCTTATTATCAGACCTTGGAGTGAGGATGCGGCCTTAGAGAAGGAAGAGATCAAAGAAGTTCCAGTCTGGGTGAAGATTCATAATCTCCCGCTAAAATTTTGGGGGAAATGTCTTCCGAGAATAGCTGGGTTGATGGGTAAGTTTGTACGATGTGATGGTGCCACAACTGAGAAAACTCGGTTGAGCTTTGCCAGGGTGATGATAGATGTCCCTTTTGGTAAGCCCATACCTAGTAATGTGAAGTTCATGGATTCTGATGGTAGCATTCTCA agaaaaaaagggaTACACAGAAGGTTCCTGCACAGAAGGGGGGCCAGAAACAATGGAGACCAAAGCAAGCAGTTGTACCTGTTACAAGTACCTCTGTTGGCTCTCCAACTATTTCAGCTCCGTCTGTTACTGAGTGTACTCCTTATGAAAAGCCAAATAACTTTGATGTGACTTGGGCTACTAATGGTAAGTATCATATGGCAAATACTCCTGCTCGCAAAATTATCAGGCATAGTAGACAAGAGATTCTGGCAGCTAATTTTGGCTCTAACCATCTTAAAAAG ATAGGACTATTCGgcctccttgagacaaaggtaaaGCCTTTGTCTCTAAATGCAGTGAGGAATAATTTATGTAGTTCTTGGTGTTTAACAACTTATACTCAATATCATAAGGGAGGGAGGATATGGGTCTTATGGAATCCTTCTCTTTTTAGAGTCTATATTCTAAACTACAATGCACAATTCATTCATTTGGAAGCTACAGATTTGGCTGCTGGGACTGCCTCCTATGTGACGTTTGTTTATGCTTTCAATGATACGCAAGAAAGGAAAAGTTTGTGGTCCAATTTGTGTGAGATTAAGAAAACTATCCAGGGACCATGGGTAATTTGTGGAGATTTCAACACTGTTTTACAGCCTTCAGAAAGGTTAGGAGGTAGTAGTACCATGGAAGAAATGGATGATTTCAAAGCATGTGTTGATGAATGTGAGGTTATGGACTGTCCTGCTAGTGGTTCTCTGTATACTTGGTGTAATAAGCATGAGCAGGCTACCAGAGTTTATAGCAGGTTGGATCGTGTACTGGTAAATCAGGAGTGGTTGCAGAATAATGGTCAGGCCTTTGCACATTTCTTTTGTGAAAGCACCTTTGATTACACTCCATGTGTAGTGCAGAGGAAAACTGATTTGTGTAAAAGAAATAGGAGCTTCAAATACTTCAACATGTGGAGTAAATCTGTGGATTTTATTCCATGTGTTCAATTGAATTGGGGGAAAAAGTGGCCTGGGACAAAAATGTTTAATCTGGTTAAAAAGTTGAAGCATTTAAAAAGACCCCTGAAGGAGCTCAATAGGGTTGACTTTGATGATATTGAGAATACTACTGCTAGGGCTCGTATGTATTTGGAATCTATTCAGATTAAGCTTAGAAGTGAACCACAAAATGCTGAGCTTATTCATCTTGAATGGAAGTCGCTAGCTAAGCGATGTTAG
- the LOC141629098 gene encoding uncharacterized protein LOC141629098: protein MLDNKGYTVGSGYELVRQKFQAVKWNQCVWNGWCIPRHQFIGWLIARESLQLKMKLFQLGIAADDDDCLLCSNASETHKHLFQECTYGRRVFSEINNLCNMSIPMSNHMQWAGNGHVSRLQKGVLLCIVMAAYYHIWMQRNKARVEGCILKPDLLSNQIRREVQARINARLLPVTDRRDLDWLRSVKLYL, encoded by the coding sequence ATGCTTGATAACAAAGGTTATACTGTGGGTAGTGGTTATGAACTGGTAAGGCAGAAGTTTCAGGCTGTTAAGTGGAATCAGTGTGTTTGGAATGGATGGTGTATACCTAGACACCAATTTATTGGCTGGCTCATTGCCAGAGAAAGTTTGCAGCTCAAGATGAAACTCTTTCAATTAGGAATAGCTGCTGATGATGATGATTGCCTGCTATGTAGTAATGCTTCTGAGACTCACAAACATCTGTTTCAGGAGTGTACTTATGGCAGGAGGGTGTTCTCTGAGATTAATAACCTGTGTAACATGTCAATACCTATGTCTAATCATATGCAGTGGGCTGGGAATGGGCATGTTTCACGTTTGCAGAAGGGTGTCCTTTTGTGTATAGTTATGGCTGCTTACTATCACATATGGATGCAAAGAAACAAGGCAAGGGTGGAAGGATGTATCCTTAAACCGGATCTTCTCAGCAATCAGATTAGACGAGAAGTTCAAGCTAGGATTAATGCACGTCTTCTACCAGTGACAGATAGGAGAGACTTAGATTGGTTGAGGAGTGTTAAATTGTATTTGTAA